The following nucleotide sequence is from Chelonia mydas isolate rCheMyd1 chromosome 5, rCheMyd1.pri.v2, whole genome shotgun sequence.
TGTCCTAATAGTGACTCTAAGGGCCATACTCTACTCTTGATCCACAACTGCTGTCCCCTTATTATTTGGTGTtttaaagggcccaatcctgctgtcCTTTCATATATAATGCTCCCAGTTTTGTGTGTGAAGGGAAGCAGGATTATTTTCCAAAAGTCAACTTCATTGCAATACAAGGTTTCTGATCTTACCTGTGGGTATTTTTTTGTCCTCCGTGGATtattgttctcactttcagaccTAATCTAAATGCCTGAGAGTATAGTTTAGATGGATTACAGCAAATCTTGTGACATTATTATACAGTGTTTTAGGATGGCATGTTAGTTTCTGTTGCCTAAGCACACTCCGgttgctgtcagggttccctttTGTGATTTGTAATTATGTGCTGAAAATATACTAAGCTGGTATTTTACTTCCTGTTATACATGTGAATTGTATGCTAAAGTAAGCCTTGAAAAAACACCCATGACATTTGCAATGCAACTAGTACATAGCATAGCATAAAGGCACCAGGGGAATGGGAAACATCTCTTCCTTTAACTGCAAGAATTTTCTGATAGACTGAGAGTATGACATGAAAAATTCAACTTCAACATTTCAGTCAGTACAATAAAGAGCAATATGTTTGTATTTTGGTGACATTATGTTGTATAAAGACTTCTGATAATGTTAATGTAGCACCATGAAACTAATATTACTGAcatgcttttgttgttgttgttgagcaATGCAAGAGATTCCCTCCCCCAGGTCTGAGGATGCCTCCCCCACAGCGCTCCCAGCTCAGGGAGCCAAAGACAGGACTTTTATGAATAATATTATATCCTAAACCAGTGTTTTCCCAACTTGGGATACCGCTTGTGCAGgtaaagcccctggcgggccgggctggtttgcttacctgcctcctccgcaggttcggccgatggcGGCTctcactggccgcagttcgccgctgcaggccaatgggggctgcgggaagcagcacgagcgcggtgtcccaagtttgggaaaccctGTCCTAAACTAAAAGTAATAACATTTAATTTCCTTCCATTACTTAAAAACACTTAATAGCacctctaaattaaaaaaaactcaaaaccTGGTAGACAAATACTTTGGCTAAAGGCAAATTAATTAAAGCCATTCAGTGAAAAAATACCGTTCTCACGTTCAGCCCTAATCTAACTTCTTATGAGTATTGTGTATGAACTCCAGCAAATCTTGTGGCATTGTAATACAGTGTTTTTATGTGGGCATTTAAAGCTGTACTGAATTCAAAACTTTCCTCTAAAACATTTTGTTGCTTTCATTCATTCTATTCAGGTTTAACATTTAGTTTGCATCAGAAAAGTATAAAAATGGGCTTACTTATACCCTTTCTAACTGCTTCTTTAACATCTTTTTTTAGGTAAACAAAATATATCAGAGTCTGCATCTGTTGAGCTGGACATTCCTATGGAAAGTGGGCCAGCCAATCTGTTAACAGAGCTAAAAATAATACCTGGCAAAGCTACTCTTAAACCTGATATCTCTGATAGTTCAATCACTGAATCAGTTGTCACCAAAACAAAGATTTCATCTTTGGAAAAAGTGATCCTGGAAAGAATAAAGGAAGATACAATACTAACTACCAAAGGGGGTGAGAAAAAACAAGAAGAGAAGATGCTTAAGGAGAACATTAAGTTAACCACTATTCTACCTCAGATTGTCACAGATGGCAAAGTAGATACTTCTGAATCATTGGAAATGACTAAAGCTGATGCCACACCTAGGCTAGCAGTGAGTACACCTATACAAGAGGAGTTGGAGCACGCTTATTCTGCAGCAGAATTATCTAAGAAATCAGATATGTCTAAAATCAGAGAGGAAGTTTATTTGTCCTCAATAATTCCAGAGCATAGAGCAGATACAAGTGCAATTCCCACATCACTTCCAGTCACAGATTCATGGGAAGATGTTGAAACTGAAaatacacaaactgttgaaagtcAGACTGAACAAATAGAGGTGGGTCCAATAAGAACATCTGCAAATGCCTCAGCGCAAACCTCTGTACAAGAGGTTGCTGAAATAGAGACTTCAGTTACACTAACAAAGGAGGAAATGTATCTTAGTGCTCAACCTACAAAAGAATCAATGGAGGCAAAAACTCATAAGAAACTTACAACTGTTGTAATTCCCAAAGATCTGCACACTGATCAGCATGAACCTCCCACAGAGGAGGAGAGTGGCAAAGCAAGCACATACACTGTTATGCCTGACCACAGAACTCTGGCTTCTAGCAGAATCCCAGAATTAGAAGTAATTACTGTATCAAAGACATTCTTAGATGGGCATACTGTAACTGCTAGGGCATCTTCTACAGCAAGTGAGTCAACTCCAGCAGTTAGAATTACAGAGGAACATATTCTATTTGATAATGAGGCATCAGCTGAAGGAAGCAGAGAGGATTTGGAGGATGTGCAGCCTACCGATGCACTTGAAATTTCCTTTGGACTACCTATGTCTACATCTGTACTAACAGTTAATCAGACAGAAGCTGAGGCCATCACTGTCTCAGAAGGTACCACTTCACCACAAGGGGTAGTAAAGGGAATGCAGACTGACATCTACCCATTTCTAAAAACAGAAGGGTCAATCATCTTAGAAAAAACGAGAGAGCCAGAACTGAGAACAATTGATGTCACAGCCCCCTCTATCACAAGAGTTATTCCTGATGCTGATAAGGACAAAACAGAACCTAAGGGACATGTTGCTAGTGAGAAATTCACACTTGCTCCTCAAGTTTCAAGCACTCCACTATCTACTGATAAAGATCAGGAAAATGTGACAGAAGATTTGCTTCATTATGTGAAAACATATGGAGCTTTAAGAACAGGAGATGGTATCTCTGGAATGGAATTTTCTACAGCTTCTCCAGGGCAACTTTATATTGTAGAACATACAAAGCACTCTGAAACAGCAATTTCAACAGAAAAAGATAAAACTAAGATAAGTGTTGAGCCAACAGAACCAAAAACTGATGAAGAACTTACAGCTATATCAGCTGATATAGATCGGGGTAAAGATATTACAAGTGTCTACTCTACTCGCAGAGCTATAGAAATGGAAGTGATCACAGTATCAAAAATGTCACTGGATGAAAGCAATGCAACAATAAAGCCCTTTCTGCCATCGGTGCCAGCATCAAAAGCTACAAAATTACCAACTGCCAGGCCCCCTGTCATGGAAGTGAGTGACAGAGAACAACCGACAGAAGGTTTTACAGAACATGAAGATGTTGTTTCAAGGTATCATGATACTGTGAGAACATTTTCTCCTGCACCAGAAATGAAACCAGAAGAGGCCACTGAAAAAGCACTATTTACTGAAGCCCTTACATTTACAGATAAAGAGGGCACAAAATATGCAGTCACAGAGGGTGGCCAGATAAGTACTGGAATAATCATTAAAGAAGAATCATCTGCAATGACATCCACTACTGTAAAATCCTATGAAGAAAAGGTTGAACCTAATGGAGGAACAGGAGGGCAAGAAGTTGTTTGGACTGAGGAAGGAAGTACTATCGAGCAGGGCCAAGACCTAGGAATCTCCAGAGCAATAACTACTATTCACCCACATGTGGAAACTCAAGATACAGAAGGAACAGTATTTCAAAAGGAACACCCTACCAAAGATGAAGTTATGGTACAAATGGTTACTGCCACAGAGTCCACAGCATCCATTTCTAAAATGGATGTGACATCTACTCAAGTACACATGGAAACAGATGATCAGGAGGTTGTATCCAAATCTGAATCTGCTCAGACAACTATTACTGAAAGACAAGATGTGATCCAAATTACTGAAGAAACAGTGGAAGGAAAACCATATGGAATTACTATAGAGCAATTGGTTACTACCACTGATTCTACTGCAACTACGTCTAAGGTGCCTGTGACATTTGTTCAAATATATGAACAAAAGACAACTTTAGAACCTGAATTGGGTCACACAGCTATTACTGAAAGGCAGGATGTGGACATAATTACTGAAGGATCAGCATATGATGAAATACGTACAACTACAGAAGCTTTTGTGCCTGATATAAAGATAAGGGATTATGGAAAAGTTCTAGCATCTGGTGAAACAACCACTGGGACCATACAGCTTTTACTGTCTCCAAAAGTTGATGCTGTTACTGACCACAAAGTAAATACCACTGAAGTTATGCGAGTATCACCAACCACTGAAACTCAAGTAGATGAAGGTGGAGTACCACGCATCAAACAAGAAAATGAAACGGAAGACAGCAGTGTGGTGAGTTGGGAATCTGAGTTACCTTCACATACAGTGCCTACAGGTCCTTCTGCACCAGAAGGTATTACTCATCAGATTGAGAAATCTACTTTTGTGGAAAAAGTGGAAAATTTTACAGCCCATAGTCTGGAAGGTTCAGGAATATTGAAGGAACCTAAAGGAATAGAACCAATTATATTTTCAACTATTGGAACAGATAAAACAACAGTTCTAAGTGCAGCAGACAAAATCCAACCAACTTCAACTACCAAATCCTTTGTTACTAAAAAGCCTCCACGTATAATTgacagggaagatgaggaggaaacAAGCATAGACATGGTAATAATTGGTGAATCTACTTCTCCCAGTAAAACCACTACTGACGATGGTCTGACAGGCAAGACAGTGGAACCAGAAATTGATAAAGAATATTTCACATCATCAAGTGCCACTGCAGTTGCACGACCTACCAGACCACCCAAAGTTGAGGAAACCACAGAGGTTTTAGAACCTCAGGAAGTGTCTCCCTCTATTTCAG
It contains:
- the VCAN gene encoding versican core protein isoform X3 encodes the protein MLLNIKSVLWMCSTLVVTNALHKVKVEKSPPVKGSLSGRATLPCFFSTLPTLPPSYNNTSEFLRIKWSKVEQDKTGKDVKETTVLVAQNGNIKIGQGYKGRVSVPTHPEDIGDASLTMVKLRASDAGVYRCDVMFGIEDTQDVISLAVDGVVFHYRAATSRYTLDFQHAQQSCLDNGAVIANPDQLKAAYEDGFEQCDAGWLSDQTVRYPIRQPRVGCYGDKMGKEGVRTYGFRLPNETYDVYCYVDHLEGDVFHVTLPNKLTFEEAKKQCEKRDAVLATVGDLHAAWRSGFDQCDYGWLADGSVRYPVSVARIQCGGGLLGVRTLYRYENQTGFPYPHSKFDAYCFQRKQNISESASVELDIPMESGPANLLTELKIIPGKATLKPDISDSSITESVVTKTKISSLEKVILERIKEDTILTTKGGEKKQEEKMLKENIKLTTILPQIVTDGKVDTSESLEMTKADATPRLAVSTPIQEELEHAYSAAELSKKSDMSKIREEVYLSSIIPEHRADTSAIPTSLPVTDSWEDVETENTQTVESQTEQIEVGPIRTSANASAQTSVQEVAEIETSVTLTKEEMYLSAQPTKESMEAKTHKKLTTVVIPKDLHTDQHEPPTEEESGKASTYTVMPDHRTLASSRIPELEVITVSKTFLDGHTVTARASSTASESTPAVRITEEHILFDNEASAEGSREDLEDVQPTDALEISFGLPMSTSVLTVNQTEAEAITVSEGTTSPQGVVKGMQTDIYPFLKTEGSIILEKTREPELRTIDVTAPSITRVIPDADKDKTEPKGHVASEKFTLAPQVSSTPLSTDKDQENVTEDLLHYVKTYGALRTGDGISGMEFSTASPGQLYIVEHTKHSETAISTEKDKTKISVEPTEPKTDEELTAISADIDRGKDITSVYSTRRAIEMEVITVSKMSLDESNATIKPFLPSVPASKATKLPTARPPVMEVSDREQPTEGFTEHEDVVSRYHDTVRTFSPAPEMKPEEATEKALFTEALTFTDKEGTKYAVTEGGQISTGIIIKEESSAMTSTTVKSYEEKVEPNGGTGGQEVVWTEEGSTIEQGQDLGISRAITTIHPHVETQDTEGTVFQKEHPTKDEVMVQMVTATESTASISKMDVTSTQVHMETDDQEVVSKSESAQTTITERQDVIQITEETVEGKPYGITIEQLVTTTDSTATTSKVPVTFVQIYEQKTTLEPELGHTAITERQDVDIITEGSAYDEIRTTTEAFVPDIKIRDYGKVLASGETTTGTIQLLLSPKVDAVTDHKVNTTEVMRVSPTTETQVDEGGVPRIKQENETEDSSVVSWESELPSHTVPTGPSAPEGITHQIEKSTFVEKVENFTAHSLEGSGILKEPKGIEPIIFSTIGTDKTTVLSAADKIQPTSTTKSFVTKKPPRIIDREDEEETSIDMVIIGESTSPSKTTTDDGLTGKTVEPEIDKEYFTSSSATAVARPTRPPKVEETTEVLEPQEVSPSISDLETDMEDKSDIRFIVIAIIGNNTGQDPCKSNPCLHGGTCYPRGSYYICTCMPGFSGEQCELDVDECQSNPCRNGATCIDGLNLFTCLCLPSYVGALCEQDTETCDYGWHKFQGQCYKYFAHRRTWDTAERECRLQGAHLTSILSHEEQIFVNRVGHDYQWIGLNDKMFEHDFRWTDGSTLQYENWRPNQPDSFFSVGEDCVVIIWHENGQWNDVPCNYHLTYTCKKGTVACGQPPVVENAKTFGKMKPRYEINSLIRYHCKDGFIQRHIPTIRCQGNGRWDMPKITCMNPSTFQRTYSKKYYYKHPSPGKGTFLNSSKHYHRWIRTWQDSRR